One Osmerus mordax isolate fOsmMor3 chromosome 26, fOsmMor3.pri, whole genome shotgun sequence DNA segment encodes these proteins:
- the smx5 gene encoding smx5 has product MTYQTFPQWVFYNDNCIRHQPETENTAPTMLFYSFFKSLVGKDVVVELKNDLSICGTLHSVDQYLNIKLTDISVTDPEKYPHMLSVKNCFIRGSVVRYVQLPADEVDTQLLQDAARKEAMQQKQ; this is encoded by the exons ATGACGTATCAAACTTTCCCCCAATGGGTTTTCTACAACGATAATTGTATACGTCATCAACCCGAGACAGAAAATACAGCGCCGACAATG CTTTTCTACTCGTTTTTCAAATCTTTGGTGGGTAAGGACGTGGTAGTGGAGCTCAAAAATGACTTGAG CATCTGCGGAACTCTTCACTCAGTTGATCAG TATTTGAACATCAAACTCACAGACATCAGCGTGACAGATCCAGAGAAATACCCACACATG CTGTCTGTGAAGAACTGTTTCATCCGGGGCTCCGTGGTGCGCTACGTGCAGCTGCCGGCGGATGAGGTGGACACACAGCTGCTTCAGGACGCCGCCCGCAAGGAGGCCATGCAGCAGAAGCAGTGA